CAACTCTGCACAAGCTAAGAGAAACAGTAAAAACATTTGAATCAAAGGATAATTCCGAGCGTTATAAATCACAAATCACATTGGCAAAGAGAAGAATAAAAGCCTTTGAAATTGCAAATTATTTTATAGAGAATGAGATTAAGAATTGCTAAAGCACTTCCGATTTTCGTTCCAGCGGTCATGCTCCCTGGCATGGCCGCTTTTCCATGCCCCGGTTCACGCCGGATAAGTCGGCTCCTGTGTAGCAGCGGCTTCCGCTTCCAGTACCCGCGCCATTTTGTCGGCGGCTGTGGTTGTGGTGTCTTTCTTGAAATAGCCGGACACGACAAGGACGGAATTGCCCATGCGGATTTCCGTCACACAGTCAGGGCGGCGGGTGGTGCGGGTGTCGTGCTGCTTGTTATCTGCCATAGGCAATACTCCTTTCAGTCGGTAATCAGTTTCTTCATGCTCTCCATTTTCCGCTTGGCGGTTTCCTGCCGGAAGTTGTCGCCGGTAAAGCGTACCGGGACGCACATGGAAAGCAGGCGGTCATAAATCCGGGAATGGGCGGTGTCCTCCGGGTTGTGCAGGTCGTCCAGCGTAAGGTTGGTCGTGACGATCAGCGGCTTGCCGCTGCGGTAACGGCTGTCAATCACATTGAACACCTGTTCCAGCCCGTATTCCGTCCCGCGTTCCATGCCGAAGTCGTCAAGGATCAGCAGCGGATAACGACAAAGGCGGGAAATGTACTCGTTGCGCCCCTCAAAGCTGGCGGCAAGGTCATTGAGGATAAGAGCAAAGTTCGTCATGCGGACGGGGATTTCTTTCTCCATGAGGGCGTTTGCGATACAGCCTGCAAGGTAGCTTTTGCCGGTGCCTACGCCGCCCCAGAACAGGCAGCCGATATTGTCTGTCCGCATATCTTCCCAATGCTCCACATACCGGCGGGCAAGCCCGGTCTGCGGGTTCCTGCCGTTGTCGTTCTCGAAAGTCCAGTCCCGCATGGTGGGGTCGGTAAAGCCCCGGCGTTTCAGTTCTTCCACGGTGTCAAGGTGTCTGCGCCGCTTTTCGGCGGCTTCCCGTTCCTCGCGGGCGGTTCTCTGGCAGTCGCACTCTGCCGGGTGGCGGTCGCGCCCGAAGATAGCGGCCTTATCCGGCGCAAAATAGGCTTCTTTCGGCTTGCGGCACTTGCCGCAGTACAGTAAACCGTCCTCGCCGGTGTAGTCCTCCGGCTCCGGGATGGTGGTCGTCATATTCTCCAAAACCGCGTTGATTTCATTCTTCATAAACTCTCGCCCTCCTTGCATGAGTAGTCTGGTATGCCCTTTTTAGGGGCTTCCTTTTTGTCGTTCCCCGCCCATATCCGCAGGGCGGCGGCATAGTTCTGGTAGCTTTTCCCGTTGGCGGCAAGGTAGCGGCTCATTTCCTCGATGAACCGTTCCAGCCTGTCAGGGTACTCTGCCTGCAACTCGTCGTATTCGGTCTGTGACAGAAAAATATTTCCATATCGGCCATAGGGCGCGGACGGCCCCCCACTCACTCCCTTTGTTTGGCTCTCTGTAAGGTTGTTTATAGTAGTTTGGTTAGGGGACGGTTTTCCGACCATCATAAGGTCGGTTTTCTGACCATCAGTAGGACGGTTTTCCGGCTCTATGAGGGGCGGACTTCCGGCCATCAGTTGGTCTGAAAACTGTACCTGTGGCACTGGCGGTACTTTGACATAAAGCCGGTTCGGTGCGGAGAAGCCGCCCCGTTCCCGTTCCAACAGCCCCGCCGTGTCCAGTTCATTAAGCGCCCCCTTGATGGTGGTGCTGCCTTTATCCAGTATTTCTGCTATCTCCGCGATGGGATAGATAATATAAATCCTGCCCTCGTCGTCCAGCCACTTGTTTTTCTGGGAGAGGGTGGAACGGTCTAACAGCAGCGAATACAGCAGCTTGGCGGTCTGTGAAATCTCCATTTTCAGCAGGAAACGGGGATACGGCAGATAGGCGGGCAGCCGCGTGTCTGCCCTGATATAATCAGCGATAGGATCACCTCCCTGTGTTCGGGTTGATTTTGGCGTATTGTCACGCATTAAAACGCCGTTTCCGGGGGAAAAGGATAAATGTATCGCGTACCCTTTGACACCCACGAAAAAAGCCTTGATTTATGCGGGTTTGAAAGGCTCTAAAGCGTGACATCTCTGCCTTTGTTTCCGCTTTCTCTCGGCGGCTTTGATTTTCTTCATGCGCCCGGCGCAGTCGGGGCAGTATTTTCCCCGGTTGGATTTGGGGACAAAGGCCGCCCCGCAGACGGCACACCGTTTCCGGCTTCCCCGGCACAAGAGGGCTGCGGCCAGCTCCCCGTCAAGGGGCAGGACAGCCACACGGAACCAGTGGCACATGAGGGAAAAGGAAATGCTCTGGACGCACACGCAAGGCTCCCCGTCGTCCAATAGCAGGCAGTTCCCCTCATCGTAGTTACAGCACTCATGTACCAGCCGCCGCGCCCGCCGGTGCTGGCGGTAGTCCATGTGGGGCAGGTTATCGCTCATGGCT
This genomic window from Fibrobacter sp. contains:
- a CDS encoding replication initiator protein A, which translates into the protein MRDNTPKSTRTQGGDPIADYIRADTRLPAYLPYPRFLLKMEISQTAKLLYSLLLDRSTLSQKNKWLDDEGRIYIIYPIAEIAEILDKGSTTIKGALNELDTAGLLERERGGFSAPNRLYVKVPPVPQVQFSDQLMAGSPPLIEPENRPTDGQKTDLMMVGKPSPNQTTINNLTESQTKGVSGGPSAPYGRYGNIFLSQTEYDELQAEYPDRLERFIEEMSRYLAANGKSYQNYAAALRIWAGNDKKEAPKKGIPDYSCKEGESL
- a CDS encoding ATP-binding protein gives rise to the protein MKNEINAVLENMTTTIPEPEDYTGEDGLLYCGKCRKPKEAYFAPDKAAIFGRDRHPAECDCQRTAREEREAAEKRRRHLDTVEELKRRGFTDPTMRDWTFENDNGRNPQTGLARRYVEHWEDMRTDNIGCLFWGGVGTGKSYLAGCIANALMEKEIPVRMTNFALILNDLAASFEGRNEYISRLCRYPLLILDDFGMERGTEYGLEQVFNVIDSRYRSGKPLIVTTNLTLDDLHNPEDTAHSRIYDRLLSMCVPVRFTGDNFRQETAKRKMESMKKLITD
- a CDS encoding transposon-encoded TnpW family protein, producing the protein MADNKQHDTRTTRRPDCVTEIRMGNSVLVVSGYFKKDTTTTAADKMARVLEAEAAATQEPTYPA
- a CDS encoding cysteine-rich VLP domain-containing protein, with protein sequence MSDNLPHMDYRQHRRARRLVHECCNYDEGNCLLLDDGEPCVCVQSISFSLMCHWFRVAVLPLDGELAAALLCRGSRKRCAVCGAAFVPKSNRGKYCPDCAGRMKKIKAAERKRKQRQRCHALEPFKPA